From the Pseudomonas putida genome, one window contains:
- the cyoB gene encoding cytochrome o ubiquinol oxidase subunit I, with amino-acid sequence MFGKLSLEAIPYHEPIVMVTLAMIALGGIAVVGLITYFRKWTYLWTEWLTTVDHKKIGVMYIIVAMVMLLRGFADAIMMRTQLAAATGGSEGYLPPEHYDQIFTAHGVIMIIFMAMPFFTGLMNLAVPLQIGARDVAFPFLNSLSFYLLLAGVLLVNISLGVGEFAKTGWVAYPPLAGIQYSPGVGVDYYIWALQLSGLGTTLTGVNFLVTVMKMRAPGMKLMDMPIFTWTCTWANVLIVASFPILTAALALLTVDRYLDFHIFTNELGGNPMMYVNLFWAWGHPEVYILILPAFGVFSEVTSTFSGKRLFGHHSMIYASGAIAVLGFAVWLHHFFTMGAGASVNTFFGLATMLISIPTGVKLFNWLFTMYQGRVRFTAPMLWTLGFMITFSIGGMTGVLLAVPGADFVLHNSLFVIAHFHNVIIGGAVFGYIAGFAYWWPKAFGFKLNEKWGKAAFWFWISGFYVAFMPLYALGFMGMTRRLNHSDNPLWEPYLYVAVVGAVLILFGIACQLIQIVVSIRDREQNLDVTGDPWGGRTLEWSTSSPPPFYNFAHMPEKVGLDCWNEAKEAGVAYKVPGKYEAIHMPNNTATGLFMGLFLTVFGFAFIWHIWWLVGASLLATIAVFVRHAARDDQGYMVPAEEVARIEGERLKALAKAGALPAGARVESFERV; translated from the coding sequence ATGTTCGGTAAACTAAGCCTGGAGGCGATACCCTATCACGAGCCGATAGTCATGGTGACGCTTGCCATGATCGCGCTCGGCGGTATCGCTGTCGTCGGTCTTATCACCTATTTCCGCAAGTGGACCTACTTGTGGACCGAGTGGCTGACTACTGTCGACCACAAAAAGATCGGCGTGATGTACATCATCGTCGCGATGGTCATGCTGCTGCGTGGCTTTGCCGACGCCATCATGATGCGTACCCAGCTGGCTGCCGCTACCGGTGGCTCCGAAGGCTACCTGCCGCCTGAACACTATGACCAGATCTTCACCGCTCACGGTGTGATCATGATCATCTTCATGGCGATGCCGTTCTTCACCGGCCTGATGAACCTCGCGGTTCCTCTGCAGATCGGTGCACGTGACGTTGCCTTCCCGTTCCTGAACTCCCTGAGCTTCTACCTGCTGCTGGCAGGCGTGCTGCTGGTCAACATCTCGCTGGGCGTTGGTGAATTCGCCAAGACCGGCTGGGTTGCCTATCCGCCGCTCGCGGGCATTCAGTACAGCCCTGGGGTGGGTGTCGACTACTACATCTGGGCGCTACAGCTCTCAGGCTTGGGTACGACACTGACCGGCGTGAACTTCCTCGTCACCGTGATGAAGATGCGCGCACCTGGCATGAAGCTGATGGACATGCCGATCTTCACCTGGACCTGCACCTGGGCCAACGTGCTGATCGTGGCTTCGTTCCCGATCCTGACCGCTGCACTCGCACTGCTGACTGTTGACCGTTATCTGGACTTCCACATTTTCACCAACGAGCTTGGTGGGAACCCGATGATGTACGTCAACCTGTTCTGGGCGTGGGGTCACCCTGAGGTTTACATCCTGATCCTGCCGGCCTTCGGCGTGTTCTCGGAAGTGACTTCGACCTTCTCCGGCAAGCGTCTGTTCGGCCACCACTCGATGATCTATGCATCGGGCGCCATCGCCGTTCTGGGCTTCGCTGTATGGCTGCACCACTTCTTCACCATGGGTGCCGGCGCCAGCGTCAACACCTTCTTCGGCCTGGCGACGATGCTGATCTCCATTCCGACCGGTGTGAAGCTGTTCAACTGGCTGTTCACCATGTACCAGGGCCGTGTGCGCTTCACCGCACCGATGCTGTGGACCCTGGGCTTCATGATCACCTTCTCGATCGGTGGCATGACTGGCGTTCTGCTGGCTGTTCCAGGTGCTGACTTCGTGCTGCACAACAGCCTGTTCGTAATCGCTCACTTCCACAACGTGATCATTGGTGGTGCGGTATTCGGCTACATCGCCGGCTTCGCCTACTGGTGGCCAAAAGCGTTCGGCTTCAAGCTGAACGAGAAGTGGGGCAAAGCTGCCTTCTGGTTCTGGATCTCCGGCTTCTACGTTGCGTTCATGCCGCTGTACGCCCTGGGCTTCATGGGCATGACCCGTCGTCTGAACCACTCCGACAACCCACTGTGGGAACCCTACCTGTACGTAGCCGTTGTCGGCGCCGTGCTGATCCTGTTCGGTATCGCCTGCCAGCTGATCCAGATCGTCGTTTCGATCCGCGATCGCGAGCAGAACCTGGACGTGACCGGCGACCCATGGGGCGGCCGTACCCTGGAATGGTCGACCTCGTCGCCACCTCCGTTCTACAACTTCGCCCACATGCCAGAGAAAGTTGGCCTGGACTGCTGGAACGAAGCCAAGGAAGCCGGTGTTGCCTACAAGGTGCCGGGCAAGTACGAAGCGATCCACATGCCGAACAACACCGCTACCGGTCTGTTCATGGGTCTGTTCCTGACTGTCTTCGGCTTCGCTTTCATCTGGCACATCTGGTGGCTGGTTGGCGCGAGCCTGCTGGCAACCATCGCGGTCTTCGTTCGCCACGCTGCGCGTGACGACCAGGGCTACATGGTTCCGGCCGAAGAAGTGGCGCGCATCGAAGGCGAGCGTCTGAAGGCGCTGGCCAAAGCAGGTGCTCTGCCTGCCGGCGCACGTGTCGAATCGTTTGAACGGGTGTAA
- the cyoA gene encoding ubiquinol oxidase subunit II yields the protein MSKKRYPRLFGILPFLGMLLLSGCNWTLLDPKGQVGIEQKNLILIATGLMLLVVIPVIIMTVAFAWKYRASNKAATYTPDWSHSTKIELAVWIIPIIIIIALGYVTYKSTHKLDPYRPLDSDVKPIQIDVVALDWKWLFIYPEQGIATVNQINFPANVPVNFRVTSDAVMNSFFIPGLGGQIYAMAGMTTKLHLIANENGVFDGISANYSGAGFTGMKFKANATSQEDFDKWVAEVKQSPLKLGKAEYEALAKPSEYNPVALYSEAPAELFQTIVDKYEGMNRGKPVHEEAGSKDLATTKGVESSMQPAAGAEE from the coding sequence ATGAGTAAAAAGCGTTACCCCAGACTGTTTGGCATATTGCCCTTTTTAGGCATGCTTTTACTCAGTGGGTGCAACTGGACCCTGCTCGACCCGAAAGGTCAGGTCGGCATTGAGCAAAAGAACCTGATCCTGATCGCGACCGGCCTGATGCTGCTGGTGGTGATTCCGGTCATCATCATGACCGTGGCGTTCGCCTGGAAGTACCGTGCTTCCAACAAGGCTGCCACCTACACCCCCGACTGGTCGCACTCGACCAAGATCGAACTCGCGGTGTGGATCATCCCGATCATCATCATCATCGCCCTGGGCTACGTCACCTACAAGTCGACCCACAAGCTGGACCCATACCGTCCGCTGGATTCCGACGTGAAGCCGATCCAGATCGACGTGGTCGCGCTGGACTGGAAATGGCTGTTCATCTACCCGGAACAGGGCATCGCCACCGTCAACCAGATCAACTTCCCGGCTAACGTCCCGGTGAACTTCCGCGTCACCTCCGACGCCGTGATGAACTCGTTCTTCATCCCGGGCCTGGGTGGCCAGATCTACGCGATGGCGGGCATGACCACCAAGCTGCACCTGATCGCCAACGAAAACGGCGTGTTCGACGGTATCAGCGCCAACTACAGCGGTGCTGGCTTCACCGGCATGAAATTCAAGGCCAATGCGACCTCTCAGGAAGACTTCGACAAGTGGGTCGCCGAGGTCAAGCAGTCGCCACTGAAACTGGGCAAGGCCGAATACGAAGCACTGGCCAAGCCTAGCGAATACAACCCAGTCGCGCTGTACAGCGAGGCACCTGCTGAGCTGTTCCAGACCATCGTCGACAAGTACGAAGGTATGAACCGCGGCAAGCCGGTCCACGAAGAAGCTGGCAGCAAAGACCTGGCCACAACCAAGGGTGTGGAATCGAGTATGCAACCAGCTGCCGGGGCAGAGGAGTAA
- the hmpA gene encoding NO-inducible flavohemoprotein codes for MLNAEQRAIIKATVPLLETGGEALTTHFYKMMLSEYPEVRPLFNQAHQASGDQPRALANGVLMYARHIDQLEQLGGLVGQIINKHVALQILPEHYPIVGSCLLRAIEEVLGKEIATPEVIAAWAAAYGQLADILIGAEESLYKQKEEAAGGWRGTREFRLARREQESSEITSFYFAPVDGQPVLKAEPGQYIGLQLFIDGAEQRRNYSLSALCDGQQYRISVKREDGGKVSSYLHDELVVGDTLQLFPPAGDFTLAASDKPLVLISGGVGITPTLAMLEAALQTPREVHFIHCARNGAVHAFRDWVDGLAERHPQLKRFYCYAEPEGGAAADAVGLLSEDLLAEWLPHGRDVDAYFLGPKGFMAAVKRQLKGLGVPEQQSRYEFFGPAAALE; via the coding sequence ATGCTCAATGCCGAACAACGTGCAATCATCAAAGCCACTGTCCCACTGCTGGAAACCGGTGGTGAGGCGCTGACCACCCACTTCTACAAGATGATGCTCAGCGAATACCCAGAGGTCCGTCCGCTGTTCAACCAGGCCCACCAGGCCAGCGGCGACCAGCCGCGCGCCCTGGCCAATGGCGTGCTGATGTATGCCCGTCACATCGACCAGCTGGAGCAGTTGGGTGGCCTGGTCGGCCAGATCATCAACAAACACGTTGCCCTGCAGATTCTGCCGGAGCACTACCCGATCGTCGGCAGCTGCCTGCTGCGCGCCATCGAAGAAGTGCTGGGCAAGGAAATTGCCACCCCTGAGGTCATCGCTGCCTGGGCCGCTGCCTACGGCCAGCTGGCCGACATCCTGATCGGCGCCGAGGAAAGCCTCTACAAACAGAAGGAAGAGGCTGCCGGCGGCTGGCGTGGCACTCGCGAATTCCGCCTGGCCCGTCGCGAGCAGGAAAGCAGCGAGATCACCTCGTTCTACTTCGCCCCGGTGGATGGCCAGCCGGTACTCAAGGCCGAGCCAGGCCAGTACATCGGCCTGCAGCTGTTCATCGACGGTGCCGAGCAGCGCCGCAACTACTCGCTGTCGGCCCTGTGCGACGGCCAGCAATACCGTATCAGCGTCAAGCGCGAGGATGGCGGCAAGGTCTCCAGCTACCTGCACGATGAACTGGTGGTGGGCGACACCCTGCAGCTGTTCCCGCCTGCGGGTGACTTCACCTTGGCGGCCAGCGACAAACCGTTGGTGCTGATCAGCGGTGGCGTGGGCATTACCCCGACCCTGGCGATGCTCGAAGCCGCACTGCAAACCCCGCGTGAGGTGCATTTCATCCACTGTGCGCGTAACGGTGCCGTGCATGCCTTCCGCGACTGGGTCGACGGCCTGGCCGAGCGCCATCCGCAGCTCAAGCGCTTCTACTGCTATGCCGAGCCGGAAGGTGGTGCTGCCGCCGATGCGGTGGGCCTGCTGAGCGAGGACCTGCTGGCCGAGTGGCTGCCGCACGGGCGTGACGTGGATGCCTACTTCCTTGGGCCTAAGGGCTTCATGGCGGCGGTCAAGCGTCAACTCAAGGGCCTGGGTGTGCCAGAGCAGCAGAGCCGCTACGAGTTCTTCGGCCCGGCGGCTGCCCTGGAGTGA
- the norR gene encoding nitric oxide reductase transcriptional regulator NorR — translation MTTKPLLTTLLPLVSDLSRDLPDQERYRRLLQAMRGLLPCDAAALLRLDGEWLVPLAVDGLSPDTLGRRFKVSEHPRFQILLSRPEPTRFASDSELPDPYDGLVNAHDAALEVHDCMGCPLMVDERPWGLVTLDALTPGQFQSLELEALQAFASLAAATVTVAERIEHLALRAEDEHHRAEIYRQASGQDKELIGQSPAHKRLLEEIRLVGGSELTVLITGETGVGKELVAMALHQASNRADKPLVSLNCAALPDTLVESELFGHVRGAFTGAHGERRGKFELANGGTLFLDEVGELPLTVQAKLLRVLQSGQLQRLGSDREHRVDVRLIAATNRDLAAEVRTGNYRADFYHRLSVYPLQVPPLRERGRDVLLLAGYFLEQNRSRLGLNSLRLSSEAQAALLAYDWPGNVRELEHLIGRSALKAMGQHPERPRILTLEASDLDLRAAQPATIAPLAHATPATLAVPVGGLREALDDYQRQVIDACLQRHQDNWAAAARELGLDRANLSRLARRLGLR, via the coding sequence ATGACTACAAAGCCGTTGCTCACCACCTTGCTGCCCCTGGTCAGTGACCTGTCCCGCGACTTGCCCGACCAGGAGCGCTACCGGCGCCTGCTGCAGGCCATGCGCGGGCTGTTGCCCTGCGATGCCGCCGCGCTGTTGCGCCTGGACGGCGAATGGCTGGTGCCGCTGGCCGTCGACGGGCTTTCGCCCGATACCTTGGGCCGTCGCTTCAAAGTGAGTGAGCACCCGCGCTTCCAGATCCTGCTCAGCCGCCCGGAGCCGACACGTTTTGCCAGCGACTCCGAGCTGCCCGACCCTTACGATGGCCTGGTCAACGCTCATGACGCTGCCCTTGAGGTGCACGACTGCATGGGTTGCCCGCTGATGGTCGACGAGCGCCCTTGGGGCCTGGTTACCCTCGACGCCCTCACCCCCGGCCAGTTCCAGAGCCTTGAGCTGGAGGCCCTGCAGGCCTTCGCCAGCCTCGCCGCCGCTACCGTGACCGTGGCCGAGCGCATCGAGCACCTGGCCTTGCGCGCCGAAGACGAGCATCACCGCGCCGAGATCTACCGCCAGGCGAGCGGCCAGGACAAGGAGCTGATCGGCCAGAGCCCGGCGCACAAGCGCCTGCTCGAAGAAATCCGCCTGGTAGGCGGCAGCGAGCTGACCGTGCTGATCACTGGCGAAACCGGCGTGGGCAAGGAACTGGTGGCCATGGCCCTGCACCAGGCCAGCAACCGCGCCGACAAACCCCTGGTCAGCCTAAACTGCGCAGCCCTCCCCGACACCTTGGTGGAAAGCGAACTGTTCGGCCATGTGCGTGGCGCCTTCACTGGCGCCCACGGCGAACGCCGCGGCAAGTTCGAGCTGGCCAACGGCGGTACGCTGTTCCTCGATGAAGTCGGGGAATTGCCGTTGACCGTGCAAGCCAAGCTGTTGCGCGTGCTGCAGAGCGGCCAACTGCAACGCCTGGGCTCGGACCGCGAACACCGCGTCGATGTGCGCCTGATCGCCGCCACCAACCGCGACCTGGCCGCCGAGGTGCGTACAGGCAACTACCGCGCCGACTTCTACCACCGCCTCAGCGTGTACCCGCTACAGGTCCCGCCCTTACGCGAGCGCGGGCGCGACGTGCTGCTTCTTGCCGGCTACTTCCTCGAACAGAACCGATCGCGCCTTGGCTTGAACAGCCTTCGGCTGAGCAGTGAAGCGCAAGCAGCACTGCTGGCGTATGACTGGCCGGGCAACGTGCGCGAACTCGAACACCTGATCGGTCGCTCGGCCCTCAAGGCCATGGGCCAACACCCGGAGCGCCCACGCATCCTCACCCTGGAAGCCAGCGACCTCGACCTGCGAGCCGCCCAGCCAGCCACGATAGCGCCCCTTGCCCATGCCACGCCTGCAACCCTCGCGGTACCCGTCGGCGGCCTGCGCGAAGCACTGGATGATTACCAGCGCCAGGTGATCGATGCCTGCCTGCAACGTCATCAGGACAACTGGGCCGCAGCAGCCCGCGAGCTGGGCCTGGACCGTGCCAACCTGAGCCGCCTGGCCCGTCGCCTGGGGCTTCGCTGA
- the cyoC gene encoding cytochrome o ubiquinol oxidase subunit III: MSSQVIHGGAHGHDHAHDDHHHDSGQMTVLGFWLYLMTDCILFASLFATYAVLSGSFAGGPSGHDIFQLDFVAVETLFLLLSSITFGFAMLKMFDGKKAGVLGWLAVTFLFGAGFIAMEIYEFHHLISEGFGPTRSGFLSGFFALVGTHGLHVTAGLIWMAIMMYQINKHGITPTAKTRMSCLSLFWHFLDVVWICVFTVVYLLGVL, translated from the coding sequence ATGTCCAGTCAAGTAATCCACGGTGGCGCGCATGGTCATGACCATGCTCACGATGACCACCACCACGACTCGGGCCAGATGACCGTCCTCGGTTTCTGGCTGTACCTGATGACCGACTGCATCCTGTTTGCGTCGCTCTTCGCCACCTACGCGGTGCTGTCCGGCAGTTTTGCCGGCGGCCCGTCGGGTCACGACATCTTCCAGCTCGACTTCGTAGCTGTAGAAACGCTGTTCCTGCTGCTGTCCTCGATCACCTTCGGCTTCGCCATGCTGAAGATGTTCGACGGCAAGAAAGCGGGCGTACTGGGCTGGTTGGCTGTGACCTTCCTGTTCGGTGCAGGCTTCATCGCGATGGAAATCTATGAATTCCATCACCTGATCAGCGAAGGCTTCGGCCCGACTCGCAGTGGCTTCCTGTCGGGCTTCTTCGCCCTGGTAGGCACCCACGGTCTGCACGTGACCGCCGGCCTGATCTGGATGGCAATCATGATGTACCAGATCAACAAGCACGGCATCACGCCGACCGCCAAGACCCGCATGAGCTGCCTGAGCCTGTTCTGGCACTTCCTGGACGTGGTCTGGATCTGCGTATTCACCGTCGTCTACCTGCTGGGAGTTCTGTAA
- a CDS encoding disulfide bond formation protein B has protein sequence MNEQTSRLNRERRFLVLLGVICLALIGGALYMQVVLGEAPCPLCILQRYALLFIALFAFIAAAMPGRRSLTLFEGLVVLSAIGGIVAAGNHVYILANPMVSCGIDTLQPIVDDLPLAKLWPLAFQVDGFCSTPYPPILGLSLAQWALVAFVLTAILVPFGIYRNRRQS, from the coding sequence ATGAACGAACAAACATCGCGCCTGAATCGCGAACGGCGCTTTCTGGTGCTGCTGGGGGTGATCTGCCTCGCCCTGATCGGCGGAGCGCTGTACATGCAGGTGGTACTGGGTGAGGCACCTTGCCCACTGTGCATCCTGCAACGCTATGCCTTGCTCTTTATCGCCCTCTTCGCGTTCATTGCCGCTGCCATGCCTGGGCGCCGCAGCCTGACCCTGTTCGAGGGCCTGGTGGTGCTCAGTGCCATCGGCGGAATCGTTGCGGCTGGCAACCATGTGTATATACTCGCCAACCCCATGGTCAGTTGCGGCATCGATACGCTGCAACCGATCGTCGACGACCTGCCCCTGGCCAAGCTCTGGCCACTGGCGTTCCAGGTCGACGGCTTCTGCAGCACGCCGTACCCGCCGATCCTTGGTTTGTCACTGGCGCAGTGGGCCCTGGTGGCGTTCGTCCTGACGGCCATCCTGGTACCGTTCGGCATCTACCGCAACCGGCGCCAGTCTTAG